GGCCCTTGCCACGACGGGCGGCCAGGATGGCACGGCCGGCACGGGTGCGCATACGAAGGCGGAAGCCATGCTTCTTGGCCCGACGGCGGTTATTCGGCTGAAAAGTCCGCTTGCTCACGTTAGTTACTCCAGTGGATCAAAGGTGCGCCCACCCGATCAAAAGGGGAAGAACTGGCCGACGCTAAGTTTATTGAGTATCCGCCGCCGCCCAACGCCGGAATTACCGGAGGTGCGGGTGGTCGAAAAGCGGACACATAGGACTTCACAACGTTAGGGCAAAAAGACCCCCCAGGTCAAACCGGGAGCCGCGGTGCCCGTTATCCCCAGCTGTGGCTAACTACGCACGCCAGCCTGTGGATGAAGTGGCTCACAGACCCCGTTTCAGAAC
This genomic interval from Arthrobacter sp. FW306-2-2C-D06B contains the following:
- the rpmH gene encoding 50S ribosomal protein L34 — translated: MSKRTFQPNNRRRAKKHGFRLRMRTRAGRAILAARRGKGRVELSA